CTGGCTTTTGTTAATGTGGAGCCTTCAGAGCTAGTGCCGCCGGTGGCTCCATATCGATAGTTTTAGAAGTAAGAATCCGCCCAATCAATCAGAGTACCGTTAATCCAAGAAATTCTTTCTTGATTTGTGATCTTGCGACCCTGACGTAAGAAGTTCAGAATCTCTGTGCGTAATTCTTCGGCCGTTTTTTCATGAAGAATCAAAGCGCCACTTTCAGTGTCATGAATAAAACTGCGACGGTTTAAATTTACACTGCTTACAAAACTAAGCTTGCGATCAATCACGAGAAGCTTTGCATGCAGGATGGATTTTTCGTCCGTCCACTCGTAAATATCAACATTGCTTAGATGTCTATTCACGCCTTGCTTATTCACATCCTCTGCAATTTGCGGAGTTCCGTCGCCGGCTAAGTGAATACGGGTCATGACTTTGACCTTCACACCTCTTTGCACGGCGCGGTCTAGGGCCGCACTGATCGCCACTGAAGGACGGAAGTAAGGAGTGGTAAGAAGGAGTTCTGACTGCGCAGAATCAATCATATTGATATAAAATCTTTCCAACTGATAACCGTCAAAGTAAGGCAAAGACATAATATGACGGACTAGTGGATACAACGTCGGTAACGACGTCAGACGACGAACTTGGTCTGCATCTGCAAGTTTTGGAACGTTCAGATTTGTTGATCTAAAACGTTGAGTTTCCGGATCGCGCATCCAGAAGGCCAACATCTGTGATGTTACAGATTTCACAAATTGATAACCACGCAGTTCAATCTCGAAATCGTTATAATAGATATATGCCTCTTCACCTTCGCCATAGTTTTTTAAATATTTATAAGCTTTATAAAAAGGCGTATCACTAAAGATATAAGAATCACGAATATTACGGCCACCCGTAATCAAGAAATTGGCACTTGGATCTTTAGCCGAGTAGCCGATGATAAGCTTTGTGTGATTCACACGGTGAAACTTATCCAGCCAACCACCGTCGTGCCTTTCTGAAAGACGGTATTTGTAGTATTGAACTTTGATATTCGGAACGCCGACTTGCAGCCATTCCAAAATATGTTTGTCTTTTTTCGTCATCGTGACTTCAGGAACCAGAATACGAACTTGCGTACCGCGTTCGGCGTGGTAACGAAGAGCTCGTGCCATGATCATTCCGTAAAAGTCGGCAGAAAAATTCAGCGACGACACCCAAATGACGTCAAATTTCGGTGCTTTTGAAAAATCCAGCTCTGCCATCGGGTTTTTATCATTAAAGTCTTTACGCTTAAGACCTGATCCCGTGAGTGACATAACCTTGCGGTTCATAGAAACGTAAGGATCACGCAGATTCACCATTTTTTCAAAAGACTGAGGACATGTCGTAAAGTTAAAATCCTGCTGCCAGAAAAAACTTGTCGGAGTATTGCCGAAGTTT
This region of Bdellovibrio sp. BCCA genomic DNA includes:
- a CDS encoding phospholipase D-like domain-containing protein, translated to MKRCLFLLLFSFGILSCTNVQRSPSSEMYDADRANRVQEIDLELSKYWNNDWRASQQAFQTMREATNQTLFDGSALRDPKVRQQVEKLMGERQFHVNQLSSKLQLRDWSGLGPWFEATFRPRLFDKEEVMEVKNLADFKLGTKRNPFPLEHRFYDSYTLRFANLLPAGSEAPFAGDRDDRQQKYLKARLECNNDIIYDDGFLFFTSERHSRVYEFNWYYNKVNGQKVRVKFASAVSYCQFKFYDPDVSSTWTHGFELADIADASPEWIKLTNQIDICARPEGNFGNTPTSFFWQQDFNFTTCPQSFEKMVNLRDPYVSMNRKVMSLTGSGLKRKDFNDKNPMAELDFSKAPKFDVIWVSSLNFSADFYGMIMARALRYHAERGTQVRILVPEVTMTKKDKHILEWLQVGVPNIKVQYYKYRLSERHDGGWLDKFHRVNHTKLIIGYSAKDPSANFLITGGRNIRDSYIFSDTPFYKAYKYLKNYGEGEEAYIYYNDFEIELRGYQFVKSVTSQMLAFWMRDPETQRFRSTNLNVPKLADADQVRRLTSLPTLYPLVRHIMSLPYFDGYQLERFYINMIDSAQSELLLTTPYFRPSVAISAALDRAVQRGVKVKVMTRIHLAGDGTPQIAEDVNKQGVNRHLSNVDIYEWTDEKSILHAKLLVIDRKLSFVSSVNLNRRSFIHDTESGALILHEKTAEELRTEILNFLRQGRKITNQERISWINGTLIDWADSYF